One window from the genome of Metabacillus flavus encodes:
- the yycF gene encoding response regulator YycF: MDNRRILVVDDEKPIADILEFNLKKEGYDVHCSYDGNDALQQVEEFQPDLILLDIMLPSKDGMEVCREVRKKYDMPIIMLTAKDSEIDKVLGLELGADDYVTKPFSTRELLARVKANLRRQQTIGTAEDTAGDTNEIGIGSLVIHPDAYVVTKRGETIELTHREFELLHYLAKHIGQVMTREHLLQTVWGYDYFGDVRTVDVTVRRLREKIEDNPSHPNWIVTRRGVGYYLRNPEQE, encoded by the coding sequence ATGGATAACCGAAGAATATTAGTCGTGGACGATGAAAAACCGATTGCTGATATACTTGAATTTAACTTAAAAAAAGAAGGATACGATGTCCATTGCTCCTATGATGGAAACGATGCCCTGCAGCAGGTTGAGGAATTTCAGCCAGATCTCATTCTTCTTGATATCATGCTTCCGAGCAAGGACGGAATGGAAGTGTGCCGTGAAGTGCGGAAGAAATACGATATGCCGATTATTATGCTGACAGCGAAAGACTCGGAAATTGATAAGGTTCTTGGTCTTGAACTAGGGGCAGATGACTATGTCACGAAGCCTTTCAGCACGCGTGAGCTTTTGGCGAGGGTAAAAGCCAATCTTCGCAGACAGCAGACCATTGGAACGGCTGAAGACACGGCGGGTGACACGAATGAAATCGGCATCGGTTCACTTGTCATTCATCCCGATGCTTATGTTGTAACGAAGCGCGGCGAAACGATTGAACTGACTCACCGTGAGTTTGAGCTGCTCCATTACCTGGCTAAACACATTGGCCAAGTCATGACGCGCGAGCATTTGCTTCAAACCGTATGGGGCTATGATTATTTTGGAGATGTCCGTACTGTTGATGTTACCGTTCGCCGTTTGCGCGAAAAGATTGAAGACAACCCAAGCCACCCGAACTGGATCGTGACCAGAAGAGGCGTGGGGTATTATTTGCGAAATCCTGAACAGGAGTAG
- the walK gene encoding cell wall metabolism sensor histidine kinase WalK produces the protein MNKIGFFRSIHFKFALIFVLLIILAMQIIGVYFVKQMEESLKSNFNISINKQINLLNYSLGVEFDKDRTKEETDSLEEDLADVLSDYTTGDIEEVRVIDRNLRVLATSTSDTDLVGKKITDIMISRALSTELQTPKDVFDPKTQKRIRIYATPIKKSDGEIMGVVYIEASMEEIFTQMRNINSILAVGTGLSLLITALVGIFLARTITRPLSDMRKQALELAKGNFGRKVRIYGNDEIGQLALSFNHLTEELEEAHSQTEGERKKLASVIANMTDGVVATNRKGEVILVNEPAAQLLNVSHETALSMKITSLLDIEEEVQFDQLIESQEPLLLDFSSDDKPLILRVNFSVIVKEHGGFIEGLIAIIYDVTEQEKIDEERREFVANVSHELRTPLTTMRSYLDALAEGAWQDKEIAPQFLNVTQTETERMIRLVNDLLNLSKMDSRDYRIKPDWINFTVFFNKIIDRFEMTKSQKVTFKRDIPNEELYVDIDTDKITQVLDNIISNAMKYSPEGGKITFRIKVLEEELLISVKDEGVGIPKDSVKKIFERFYRVDKARTRKLGGTGLGLAIAKEMVQAHSGEIWAESKEGRGTTVFFTLPYDPNQEDDWE, from the coding sequence ATGAATAAAATAGGCTTTTTTCGCTCCATCCATTTTAAATTTGCCCTGATATTTGTACTGCTGATTATTTTGGCGATGCAAATTATCGGGGTGTACTTTGTTAAGCAAATGGAAGAATCACTGAAGTCCAACTTCAATATTTCCATTAATAAACAAATCAATTTGCTGAACTACAGTCTTGGAGTTGAATTCGATAAAGACCGTACGAAAGAAGAGACGGATTCACTTGAGGAAGATTTAGCAGATGTATTAAGCGATTATACGACGGGTGATATTGAAGAGGTCCGCGTCATTGATCGTAACTTAAGAGTGCTAGCCACCTCTACCTCCGACACTGATTTGGTCGGGAAAAAAATTACCGACATCATGATTAGCCGTGCCCTTTCAACTGAGCTGCAAACTCCTAAAGATGTATTTGACCCTAAAACCCAAAAACGAATCCGAATCTATGCTACTCCGATAAAGAAGAGTGATGGAGAAATCATGGGGGTTGTTTACATAGAAGCCTCTATGGAAGAGATTTTCACGCAAATGCGGAATATTAACAGCATATTGGCCGTTGGTACCGGACTTTCGCTCCTCATTACCGCTCTTGTTGGGATTTTCCTCGCAAGGACGATCACAAGGCCTCTTTCTGACATGAGAAAGCAGGCGCTCGAGCTTGCAAAAGGGAACTTTGGGCGCAAGGTCCGGATTTATGGAAATGATGAGATCGGCCAGCTTGCCTTAAGCTTTAACCATCTTACTGAAGAGCTGGAAGAAGCCCATTCCCAGACAGAAGGTGAACGGAAAAAGCTTGCTTCTGTGATCGCCAATATGACGGACGGAGTCGTGGCAACCAATCGAAAAGGGGAAGTCATTTTAGTAAATGAACCTGCTGCACAGCTGCTGAATGTTTCACATGAAACAGCCCTTTCGATGAAAATCACATCTCTGCTGGATATAGAGGAAGAAGTTCAGTTTGATCAGCTGATTGAATCGCAGGAGCCTCTCCTTCTTGATTTCAGCTCTGATGATAAACCTCTTATTCTCCGAGTCAATTTTTCTGTCATTGTGAAAGAGCATGGCGGATTTATCGAAGGGTTAATCGCCATTATTTACGATGTAACCGAGCAGGAGAAAATCGATGAGGAGCGGAGAGAATTTGTAGCCAATGTCTCACACGAACTCCGCACGCCGCTTACGACCATGCGCAGCTATCTGGATGCATTGGCAGAAGGAGCCTGGCAGGATAAAGAGATTGCTCCCCAGTTTCTGAATGTGACCCAGACTGAAACAGAGCGGATGATCCGGCTAGTTAACGATTTGCTGAATTTGTCGAAGATGGATAGCCGTGATTACCGGATTAAACCGGACTGGATCAACTTTACGGTGTTTTTTAATAAAATCATAGACCGGTTTGAAATGACGAAATCGCAAAAAGTGACATTTAAACGCGATATACCGAATGAAGAGCTTTATGTGGACATTGACACAGATAAGATTACCCAAGTCCTTGATAACATCATCTCCAATGCCATGAAGTATTCTCCTGAGGGAGGAAAAATCACCTTTAGAATTAAGGTCCTTGAGGAAGAGCTTCTGATCAGCGTAAAGGATGAGGGTGTGGGGATTCCAAAAGACAGTGTGAAAAAAATCTTCGAGCGTTTTTACCGTGTGGATAAAGCGAGAACCCGAAAACTCGGCGGGACGGGGCTTGGACTTGCGATTGCAAAAGAAATGGTCCAGGCACACTCTGGTGAAATTTGGGCAGAAAGTAAGGAAGGACGGGGGACAACTGTATTTTTTACACTCCCGTACGATCCGAATCAAGAGGATGATTGGGAATGA